One Fundidesulfovibrio putealis DSM 16056 DNA segment encodes these proteins:
- a CDS encoding 3D domain-containing protein, whose protein sequence is MLKCLNIVLLICLSVAAYHYHRETVQLESVLVAAENDKAEMRLEMEKVRDESNLLRLVVMANLSKIADPIPNKLLTVTAYSSVELREFPEQQLLTASLSKPKEGAIAVSRDLFNQGWVFGKKVYIKNHGIFTITDLMGNSKTKHVDIYMNDQDRALQFGKKQIEVVLLDV, encoded by the coding sequence ATGTTAAAATGCCTGAACATAGTCTTGCTGATCTGTTTGAGTGTTGCAGCCTATCACTATCATCGCGAGACAGTGCAGTTGGAATCCGTTTTGGTTGCTGCCGAGAATGACAAAGCCGAGATGCGTCTGGAAATGGAAAAGGTGCGCGACGAGTCAAACCTGTTGCGCCTGGTGGTCATGGCCAACCTCTCCAAAATTGCCGACCCCATTCCAAACAAATTGCTCACCGTGACCGCCTACTCCAGCGTGGAACTGCGTGAGTTCCCCGAACAGCAACTGCTCACCGCCTCCCTGTCCAAGCCCAAGGAAGGCGCGATAGCCGTGTCTCGCGACTTGTTCAACCAGGGATGGGTGTTCGGCAAAAAGGTCTACATCAAGAATCACGGGATTTTCACCATCACCGACCTGATGGGCAACAGCAAAACAAAGCATGTGGACATCTACATGAACGACCAGGACCGCGCATTACAGTTCGGAAAGAAGCAGATCGAAGTGGTGCTGCTGGACGTGTAG
- the polA gene encoding DNA polymerase I, translating into MPPRDHLPRGSEPLYLIDGSAFIYRGFYAFSDLTRSDGFPTNALYSVLRLGLRLLREERPRYAAFVMDGRGPSFRADIFPAYKAQREKMPEPLAQQMDPIVAGMKLLGFPVLREEGVEADDTIATLAARCKAVGPVVIIGADKDLRQCLDEQVLLWDPSGKQEKLTTLRDFQADFPPGPAFWPDFQALTGDSSDNIPGVPGVGPKTAIEIVAQFPSLEELREGVALLKPAWRKKIEPHLEDVFVYRELTRLKLDAAVDVSLESLAVAPAPREELVDFLNAYELRSLLRELPREGAPGGQNGSPRPDQPNQPGRASLFDAAPEGGASKGAGVSGSSPQSAPSASPAPSDGGQLSLFGYTAVPQPAPQAAPVQATPLAELPSFNDRNTALVPTDDGFLLAVSGQQWLVAATPAELAPLLAGAASVAAPSLKDLLTASLEWERVPLEKWFDLSLGAYLLSPEERVYSWGRLLDSLWSDPGFSPEEAPDGAQGLACLALARRFAARLEQAGLTPLLRTLELPLVPVLVHMERAGIGIDKAAFAAFAEEVNTRLSELTERMYQQAGMRFNVRSSQQLGDVLYNKLGLKAPGKTPGGAASTSAEVLERLAGQHPLLDSILEYRKLEKLRSTYLEPLPGLADENGRVHTTFNQLTTATGRLSSSAPNLQNIPARGDLGRRMRGLFTAAPGMLLTSADYSQIELRVLAHFSGDPTLMEAFRLGQDIHGRTAALLFDKPQGDVTSEERRQAKTINFGLLYGMGPQKLGRELGLTLNEAKDFIAKYFERLSRLKEYYQSLVEQARENGFVTTLAGRRRLLPDIRSRNTQLEAQARRQAVNTVIQGSAADIIKMAMLAVARDETLKNLNARLILQIHDELVLEAPEASAREAGDRLASLMTGVVELSVPLVADVGVGRDWGLAH; encoded by the coding sequence ATGCCACCGAGGGACCATCTCCCCAGAGGCTCCGAGCCGCTCTACCTGATCGACGGCTCCGCCTTCATATACCGTGGGTTCTACGCCTTCAGCGACCTCACGCGCTCCGACGGGTTTCCCACCAACGCGCTCTATTCCGTTTTACGCCTGGGGCTCCGCCTCCTGCGGGAGGAGCGCCCCCGCTACGCCGCCTTTGTCATGGACGGGCGCGGCCCCTCCTTCAGGGCGGACATCTTTCCGGCCTACAAGGCCCAGCGCGAGAAGATGCCAGAGCCCCTGGCCCAGCAGATGGACCCCATCGTCGCGGGCATGAAGCTCCTGGGCTTCCCGGTGCTGCGCGAGGAAGGCGTGGAGGCCGACGACACCATCGCCACCCTGGCCGCGCGCTGCAAGGCCGTCGGTCCGGTGGTCATCATCGGGGCGGACAAGGATCTGCGCCAGTGCCTGGACGAGCAGGTGCTGCTCTGGGACCCCTCCGGCAAGCAGGAAAAGCTCACCACCCTGCGGGACTTCCAGGCGGATTTCCCCCCCGGCCCGGCCTTCTGGCCGGATTTCCAGGCCCTCACTGGCGACTCCAGCGACAACATCCCCGGCGTTCCCGGCGTAGGCCCCAAAACCGCCATCGAGATCGTGGCCCAGTTCCCGAGCCTCGAAGAGCTTCGCGAGGGCGTGGCGCTCCTCAAGCCCGCGTGGCGCAAGAAGATCGAGCCCCACCTGGAAGACGTGTTCGTGTACCGCGAGCTGACGCGCCTCAAGCTGGACGCCGCTGTGGACGTCTCCCTGGAGTCCCTGGCCGTGGCCCCCGCGCCCCGCGAGGAGCTGGTTGATTTCCTGAACGCCTACGAACTGCGCTCGCTCCTGCGGGAATTGCCCCGCGAGGGCGCGCCGGGCGGCCAGAACGGCTCCCCCAGGCCGGATCAGCCGAACCAGCCGGGCCGGGCGTCGCTGTTCGATGCCGCCCCTGAGGGCGGAGCAAGCAAAGGCGCTGGCGTGTCCGGGTCGTCTCCCCAGTCCGCCCCTTCGGCTTCCCCTGCTCCTTCTGATGGAGGGCAGCTGTCGCTGTTCGGTTACACCGCCGTCCCGCAGCCCGCGCCCCAGGCCGCTCCGGTGCAGGCCACGCCCCTTGCGGAGCTTCCTTCTTTTAATGATAGGAACACCGCCCTGGTCCCCACGGACGACGGCTTCCTGCTGGCCGTGTCCGGACAGCAGTGGCTGGTGGCAGCCACCCCGGCGGAGCTAGCCCCGCTTTTGGCCGGTGCCGCCTCGGTGGCCGCGCCGTCGCTCAAGGACCTGCTGACGGCCAGCCTCGAGTGGGAGCGCGTGCCCCTGGAAAAGTGGTTCGATCTGAGTCTGGGCGCATATCTTTTGAGCCCGGAGGAACGCGTGTATTCCTGGGGCAGGCTGCTGGACAGCCTGTGGTCCGACCCGGGCTTCAGCCCGGAGGAGGCCCCGGACGGCGCGCAGGGGCTGGCCTGTCTGGCCCTGGCCCGGCGCTTCGCCGCGCGCCTGGAGCAGGCCGGGCTGACCCCGCTTCTGCGCACCCTGGAGCTGCCCCTGGTGCCCGTGCTGGTGCACATGGAGCGCGCGGGCATCGGCATCGACAAGGCCGCCTTCGCCGCCTTCGCCGAAGAGGTGAACACCCGGCTTTCGGAGCTCACCGAGCGCATGTACCAGCAGGCCGGGATGCGCTTCAACGTGCGCTCCAGCCAGCAGCTGGGTGACGTGCTGTACAACAAACTGGGGCTCAAGGCTCCGGGCAAGACCCCCGGCGGAGCGGCCTCCACCTCCGCCGAGGTGCTGGAGCGTCTGGCTGGCCAGCATCCGCTGCTGGATTCCATTCTGGAATACCGCAAGCTGGAAAAGCTGCGCTCCACATATCTGGAGCCGCTGCCGGGCCTCGCCGACGAGAACGGGCGCGTGCATACCACGTTCAACCAGCTGACCACGGCCACGGGGAGGCTCTCCTCCAGCGCCCCCAACCTTCAGAACATCCCCGCGCGCGGCGACCTGGGGCGGCGCATGCGCGGCCTGTTCACCGCCGCGCCGGGCATGCTGCTCACCTCGGCGGACTACTCCCAGATCGAGCTTCGGGTGCTGGCGCACTTCTCCGGCGACCCCACCCTCATGGAGGCCTTCCGCCTGGGCCAGGACATCCACGGCCGCACGGCCGCGCTTCTGTTCGACAAGCCCCAGGGCGACGTGACTTCCGAGGAGCGCCGTCAGGCCAAGACCATCAACTTCGGCCTGCTCTACGGCATGGGGCCGCAGAAGCTCGGGCGCGAACTGGGCCTGACGCTGAACGAAGCCAAGGATTTTATCGCGAAATATTTTGAGCGCTTATCCAGGCTCAAAGAGTACTACCAGTCCCTTGTGGAGCAGGCCAGGGAGAACGGCTTCGTCACCACGCTGGCCGGGCGCAGGCGGCTTCTGCCGGACATCCGCTCGCGAAACACCCAGCTGGAGGCCCAGGCCCGCAGGCAGGCCGTCAACACGGTGATCCAGGGCAGCGCGGCGGACATCATCAAGATGGCCATGCTGGCCGTGGCCCGCGATGAGACGCTTAAAAATCTGAACGCGCGGCTCATCCTCCAGATTCACGACGAACTGGTGCTGGAAGCGCCCGAGGCCTCGGCGCGCGAGGCCGGAGACCGCTTGGCCTCGCTCATGACCGGGGTGGTGGAGCTTTCCGTGCCCCTGGTGGCCGACGTGGGCGTCGGGCGCGACTGGGGCCTGGCCCACTAG
- a CDS encoding tetratricopeptide repeat protein, with amino-acid sequence MNITAKTIKEDLARCKAAYLKNEDLKALATLASALKGFVSVKLPGTDRSEVESLFREAFSNVSKIARVLKYVPKGIPYLKGEEAKLFQYMAAVYKKVQQDIETESLEEMRQRKLKIDQLVIKGMKLLEDGNLLEAQRSFREAVTLHVDEEGLFPMLAMKLMDKGHHKASLEYLRGAIETSPDNARAYDLLVTAITKLKETEPGLKLLNDVRKKTGESPLWLAASAQIKGQAGKWPEAKADAEKALAAKPGLDMAAKALAKAKKALGAG; translated from the coding sequence ATGAACATCACCGCCAAGACCATCAAGGAAGACCTGGCCCGCTGCAAGGCCGCCTACCTGAAGAACGAGGACCTGAAGGCCCTGGCCACCCTGGCCTCGGCCCTCAAGGGCTTCGTCTCCGTGAAGCTCCCCGGCACCGACCGGAGCGAGGTGGAGAGCCTTTTCCGCGAAGCCTTCTCCAATGTGAGCAAGATCGCCCGCGTCCTGAAGTACGTTCCCAAGGGCATCCCTTATTTGAAGGGCGAGGAAGCCAAGCTCTTTCAGTACATGGCAGCCGTGTACAAAAAGGTGCAGCAGGACATCGAGACCGAGTCGCTGGAGGAGATGCGCCAGCGCAAGCTCAAGATCGACCAGCTGGTGATAAAGGGCATGAAGCTCCTGGAGGACGGCAACCTCCTGGAGGCCCAGCGCAGCTTCCGCGAGGCCGTGACCCTGCACGTGGACGAGGAGGGGCTGTTCCCCATGCTGGCCATGAAGCTCATGGACAAGGGGCATCACAAGGCTTCGCTGGAATACCTGCGCGGAGCCATTGAAACCAGCCCGGACAACGCCCGCGCCTACGACCTGCTGGTGACCGCCATCACCAAGCTCAAGGAAACCGAGCCTGGGCTCAAGCTTTTGAACGACGTGCGCAAGAAGACCGGCGAGAGCCCTCTGTGGCTGGCCGCCTCGGCGCAGATCAAGGGGCAGGCGGGCAAGTGGCCCGAGGCCAAGGCCGACGCCGAAAAGGCCCTGGCCGCCAAGCCCGGCCTGGACATGGCCGCGAAGGCCCTGGCCAAGGCGAAAAAGGCGCTTGGCGCCGGGTAG